In a genomic window of Cytobacillus sp. FSL H8-0458:
- a CDS encoding amino acid adenylation domain-containing protein: MDIKCFLNDLKKLNISIYQNQGKIKIIGPRDLITNEVKQRIKGHKEQIIAFLEREDIKRNGEITKVIPTKNGCYPMSLSQKRMVILHELETEGTTYNIPLVMKLNGDVQLTNIENAFKMLIKRHEILRTSFVKVNGETVQKVEQNVDFEIGYGESAEADVPARIESFIRPFNLEKAPLLRVDLLKINEDEHILMLDMHHIISDGMSMIIMMKELSDICNGIELCPLEIHYKEYSEWQKTQYEEKKILKQEEFWLNLFKGEIPVLNLPTDYQRPQTQSNKGDSLVFEIEADLMQQLKALARKNGVTMYMLLLAAYTILLSKHTGQEDIIIGTPVSGRSRTEFKNVIGMFINTLAMRNNPRANISFTDYLKEVRVNTLGAYDNQDYQFDSLVEKLEINSDKSRNPLFDTMFDIQTYSDFSFNIDGVSTEVYDFNLNIAKFDLSLTAIEYPDHISLDLQYCTKLFKRESIKRLAGHFVNLLVSVVNDPAQQLKEINILSKEEKQLLLHKFNDTKVELPKTLNLTELFEKQVEKSPNHTALIFEEKHITYLELNEKANQLAKILRSKGVGKDIITAVIAEKSIEMIVGILAVLKAGGAYLPIDPEYPADRIQHILQDSKVKIIVSQDHIINRFETAIERISFEDKSISKQSKDNLPYINDSSDLAYIIYTSGSTGKPKGVMTTHQNVVNYIHAFSKVIPLNEEDTILQVASFSFDAFTEEIFPILLSSGKIVISPNLKEMNIDRLVNLINLHNVTLVSCSPLLLNEIDKNEHLILNNKMKFISGGDVLKYEYIKNIIKYADVYNSYGPTEATVCATYYKVSPEDLIKTSIPIGKPISNYKVNILDEHFQLLPIGVAGELYIGGKGVARGYQNNNEMTESKFVMDKWNPEEKLYRTGDLARWLPDGNIEFLGRIDNQVKIRGFRIELDEIEYYLLQHKNIKEAKVAVIEGNNNSRYLCAYLTMTGIQENIEKIELREALLKELPEYMVPSHFIQLKKMPLTINGKINLKALPKPDLTKKIEEIYQEPQNEIEKKLLAIWEEILGIKKIGVIHNFFEAGGDSLKAFSLASQIYKQLGVEIPLKQIFTSPTIKGISEWINRQETSIYSTIKQTEEKGYYSLSSAQKRLYILNEIEGRNSTTYNLPFVLKIRGPLNVKEFENTFRKLINRHEGLRTAFVIQNGEPVQKILKDAEFKINISFWDELSLTNKVSQFIKPFNLEEAPLLRVEIIRIDPEEHIMLFDMHHIISDGISIEILMKELADYYNGNPLPPLKIQYKDYSEWQKELYTNGNIKKQEGYWLNVFKDEIPVLNMPTDYPRPQIQRNEGHRLGFTLEPELTHKLKVLAKEKEVTMYMLLLGAYTALLSKYTGQEDIIVGSPIAGRHHEDLKNVVGMFVNTLAMRNYPRQGIRFTDFLKEIRENTLNAYDNQDYQFDELIERLNLQRDISRNALFDTMFSTHSATGTSFDISGLTFEPINIDFNIAKFDLSLSAIEYTDLIKFDLEYCTKLFKESTMERLADHFKNLLQAIVNDPNQKLRELNILSVEEKNTLLNGFNNTQTPFPVSTIHTIFENEAENNPDSAAAVFGENEISYKELNEKANRLARTLRNKGITRGSIVGIMVDRSLNMVAGILGILKAGGAYLPIDPDYPRERIDFMLNDSLADIILTQGHYIRKMNFRQEAINIEDLDIYHEDGTNLNTISLSSDLAYVIYTSGTSGTPKGVMVEHQNIINAHYAWRYHYGLSKFKVRLLQLASMSFDVFTGDLCRSLLNGGTMYIVSNQTKLDMELLHEVIMKHKINIFESTPGLIIPLMNYIHDKKLEISSLKLLILGSDICPVNEYKKLNELFGEKMRIVNSYGVTEAAVDSSYYEESYDRLPQITNTPIGKPLNNTRFYVLSSSLTPQPLGVYGELYIGGKGVARGYLNNPSLTRERFLDDCFNTGQKMYKTGDMARWLPDGNMEFLGRADDQVKIRGYRIETGEIESHLLQYSNIKQALVIVRNNKNNIPNLYAYFTAKSNITASQLRSFLTKYLPDYMIPSYFIQLDVFPLTPNGKIDRKALPIVESNSYIASESYEPPRNHVEEQLVAAWEDVLGISGIGINKSFFEIGGDSIKALQIVSRLSKKGLRLKIRDLFANPKIKNLSKYIVSEIKPSNEHEIIEGRIPLTPIQKRYFDINNTEFDHYNQSLILFRKDGFNENIVEAVFTKITEQHDALRIVFKEENGEFIQFNRGLNEKVFDLIVRDISNEQDTETLVQQTAAELQKEISITDEKLVKLCIFKTHQGDHLLMVVHHLIIDGVSWRILIEDLQTAYNQVLNGEKIDLGFKTSSYMEFSRKLAEYADSKQLNKELKYWEKISSEKAPFLPKIQEEISNDYENSKTFRTSLNEEFTAKLLAEANQAYNTQINDLLLTALLVTVRDLTSENKMKVLMEGHGREEVIQRIDLSRTIGWFTSLYPVYLNLNDERDLSKSIKIVKETLRKVPNNGIGYGILKYLAKSDILFEDEAPILFNYLGEIDSDITNDEFSSSWLPTGANIGDSSARDASIEIDSIVAEGKLFISTTFNYKEYSESLIETFNKTYKSHLEQIIHHCVNKSDSEKTSSDYGSDLSLDDLEELLNEYEFADS, encoded by the coding sequence ATGGACATTAAATGTTTTTTAAATGATCTTAAAAAGTTAAATATTTCAATATATCAAAACCAAGGAAAAATAAAGATTATCGGACCTCGAGACTTAATAACTAATGAAGTCAAACAAAGGATAAAAGGCCATAAGGAACAAATAATTGCGTTTTTAGAAAGAGAAGATATTAAAAGAAACGGTGAGATCACAAAAGTTATACCAACCAAAAACGGCTGCTATCCTATGTCATTATCGCAAAAGAGAATGGTTATATTACATGAATTAGAAACGGAAGGTACCACATACAATATACCTTTGGTTATGAAATTAAATGGCGACGTTCAATTAACCAACATTGAAAATGCCTTTAAAATGCTGATTAAGAGACATGAAATCTTAAGAACTTCATTTGTTAAGGTTAACGGTGAGACCGTACAAAAAGTAGAACAAAATGTGGATTTTGAAATAGGATATGGAGAATCAGCAGAGGCAGATGTACCAGCAAGAATCGAGTCCTTTATAAGACCATTTAATTTAGAGAAGGCACCGTTACTCCGAGTAGATTTATTAAAAATCAATGAAGATGAACATATATTGATGCTTGATATGCATCATATTATTTCTGATGGCATGTCTATGATTATTATGATGAAAGAGCTTTCTGATATTTGCAACGGAATTGAATTATGCCCATTAGAAATACACTATAAAGAGTACTCTGAATGGCAAAAAACGCAGTATGAAGAGAAAAAAATACTAAAACAAGAAGAATTTTGGCTTAACTTATTCAAAGGCGAAATCCCAGTTCTTAATTTACCAACAGATTATCAAAGACCTCAAACTCAAAGTAACAAGGGTGACAGTTTAGTTTTTGAAATAGAAGCTGATCTAATGCAACAGCTCAAAGCTCTTGCCAGAAAAAATGGCGTTACGATGTACATGCTTCTTTTAGCTGCATATACAATATTGCTTTCAAAACATACTGGGCAAGAAGATATTATAATTGGAACCCCGGTTTCAGGCAGATCTCGTACTGAATTTAAAAATGTCATCGGCATGTTCATTAATACCTTGGCAATGCGCAATAATCCTAGGGCTAATATAAGCTTTACTGATTATCTGAAAGAGGTAAGAGTAAACACTTTAGGCGCATATGATAATCAGGATTATCAATTTGATTCCCTGGTTGAAAAGTTAGAAATTAACAGTGATAAAAGCAGAAATCCCTTATTTGACACCATGTTTGATATCCAAACATATAGTGATTTTTCATTTAATATCGATGGAGTCTCAACAGAAGTATATGATTTTAACTTAAATATAGCTAAATTTGATTTAAGCCTTACAGCCATAGAGTATCCAGATCATATTTCGTTAGATTTACAATACTGCACGAAGTTATTCAAAAGAGAATCTATTAAAAGGTTAGCAGGACACTTTGTTAATTTGTTAGTTTCAGTTGTCAATGATCCAGCACAACAATTGAAAGAAATCAATATTCTTTCAAAAGAAGAAAAACAGTTATTATTACATAAGTTCAATGATACCAAGGTGGAGCTGCCCAAAACTCTAAATTTAACCGAATTATTCGAAAAGCAAGTAGAAAAGTCACCTAATCATACAGCGCTGATTTTTGAAGAAAAGCATATTACTTATTTGGAATTGAACGAAAAAGCAAACCAGCTGGCAAAAATACTTCGTTCAAAAGGAGTAGGCAAGGATATAATTACAGCGGTTATTGCTGAAAAATCTATAGAAATGATAGTCGGAATATTAGCAGTACTAAAAGCAGGAGGAGCCTATCTTCCGATAGATCCCGAGTATCCTGCGGATAGAATCCAGCACATTCTTCAAGATAGCAAAGTAAAAATAATTGTAAGTCAGGATCATATTATTAATAGGTTTGAAACGGCGATAGAAAGAATTTCGTTTGAAGACAAGAGTATCAGTAAACAAAGCAAGGATAATTTACCTTATATCAATGATTCTTCAGATTTAGCCTACATTATTTATACATCAGGATCGACAGGGAAACCAAAAGGAGTAATGACCACGCATCAAAATGTTGTGAATTACATACATGCATTTTCAAAAGTTATACCTTTGAATGAGGAGGATACAATACTTCAGGTAGCTTCATTTTCTTTTGATGCATTTACAGAAGAAATTTTTCCAATTCTGCTAAGCTCCGGAAAGATTGTAATAAGCCCAAACCTCAAAGAGATGAATATTGATAGGCTAGTCAACTTAATTAACTTACACAATGTTACTTTAGTTAGTTGCTCACCCTTATTATTGAATGAAATTGATAAGAATGAACATTTGATTTTGAATAATAAAATGAAGTTTATTAGTGGCGGTGACGTTTTAAAGTATGAATATATAAAAAACATCATTAAGTATGCGGATGTATACAATTCATACGGACCAACGGAAGCAACTGTCTGTGCAACATACTATAAGGTCAGCCCAGAAGATTTGATTAAAACAAGTATACCCATTGGCAAGCCAATCAGTAATTATAAAGTCAATATTCTCGATGAGCACTTCCAATTGCTCCCGATTGGAGTGGCTGGAGAATTATATATTGGCGGAAAGGGAGTAGCCAGAGGATATCAGAATAATAATGAGATGACAGAAAGTAAATTTGTAATGGACAAGTGGAATCCTGAAGAAAAGCTGTATCGTACAGGAGATTTGGCTAGATGGCTGCCAGATGGAAACATTGAGTTTCTGGGGAGAATAGACAATCAGGTTAAGATACGAGGGTTCAGAATTGAACTTGATGAAATAGAATATTACTTGTTACAACATAAAAACATTAAAGAAGCAAAAGTGGCAGTAATAGAAGGAAATAATAATAGCAGGTATCTGTGTGCTTACTTAACCATGACCGGAATTCAGGAAAATATAGAGAAAATTGAGCTCAGAGAAGCTCTTTTGAAAGAACTTCCAGAATATATGGTACCTTCGCATTTTATTCAGTTGAAAAAGATGCCTCTCACAATAAATGGGAAGATTAATCTTAAAGCTTTGCCAAAACCAGATTTGACTAAAAAAATTGAAGAAATATACCAGGAACCTCAAAACGAAATAGAAAAAAAACTTCTAGCGATTTGGGAAGAAATTTTAGGGATTAAAAAAATTGGTGTTATTCATAATTTCTTTGAAGCGGGCGGTGATTCTCTAAAGGCTTTTTCTTTGGCATCCCAAATTTATAAACAGCTGGGAGTAGAAATTCCCCTAAAGCAAATTTTTACTTCACCTACAATAAAAGGAATCAGTGAATGGATAAATAGACAAGAGACAAGCATTTATTCAACTATAAAGCAAACTGAAGAAAAGGGTTATTATTCCCTGTCCTCAGCTCAAAAAAGGCTTTATATTCTCAATGAAATAGAAGGAAGGAACAGTACTACATATAATCTTCCGTTTGTCTTAAAAATAAGAGGGCCACTTAATGTTAAAGAATTTGAAAATACCTTTAGAAAGTTAATTAACAGACATGAAGGATTAAGGACAGCTTTTGTAATACAAAATGGAGAACCGGTACAAAAGATATTAAAAGATGCAGAATTCAAAATTAACATTAGCTTTTGGGATGAGTTAAGTTTAACAAATAAAGTCTCGCAATTCATTAAGCCGTTTAATTTAGAAGAGGCTCCACTTTTAAGAGTAGAAATAATAAGGATTGATCCTGAAGAACATATAATGCTGTTTGATATGCACCATATCATTTCAGATGGCATCTCAATTGAAATACTAATGAAAGAATTAGCAGATTATTATAATGGCAACCCTTTACCTCCATTAAAAATACAATATAAAGATTATTCTGAATGGCAAAAGGAATTATACACCAATGGAAATATAAAAAAGCAGGAAGGATATTGGTTAAACGTATTTAAAGATGAAATCCCAGTCCTTAATATGCCTACAGATTATCCGAGACCACAGATTCAAAGGAATGAAGGTCATAGACTTGGTTTTACATTGGAACCTGAATTAACACATAAATTGAAAGTATTGGCAAAAGAAAAAGAAGTGACGATGTATATGCTCTTGTTAGGAGCTTATACTGCTCTTCTTTCAAAATATACAGGGCAAGAAGATATTATTGTTGGCTCTCCTATTGCTGGGAGACACCATGAAGATTTAAAAAATGTTGTAGGGATGTTCGTCAATACTTTGGCCATGAGGAATTATCCAAGACAAGGAATTAGATTTACCGACTTCTTAAAGGAAATTAGAGAAAATACCTTGAATGCCTACGATAATCAAGATTACCAATTCGATGAGCTGATTGAAAGACTAAATTTACAACGGGACATAAGCAGAAATGCATTGTTTGATACGATGTTTTCAACTCATAGTGCAACAGGAACCAGCTTTGATATAAGCGGATTAACCTTTGAACCTATTAACATTGATTTCAACATAGCAAAGTTTGATTTAAGTCTTTCAGCCATTGAATATACAGATCTTATAAAATTCGACCTTGAATACTGTACGAAATTGTTTAAAGAAAGCACAATGGAACGCCTAGCGGATCATTTTAAAAACTTATTACAAGCAATTGTCAATGATCCAAATCAAAAGTTAAGAGAACTTAATATTCTTTCAGTTGAAGAAAAGAATACACTTTTAAACGGGTTTAATAATACTCAGACTCCCTTTCCAGTCTCTACTATTCATACGATATTTGAAAATGAGGCTGAAAATAATCCTGACTCAGCAGCTGCTGTTTTTGGTGAAAATGAAATTAGCTACAAGGAATTAAACGAAAAAGCTAATAGACTAGCTAGAACTTTAAGGAACAAAGGGATAACAAGAGGTAGTATAGTCGGAATAATGGTCGATAGATCACTAAACATGGTTGCTGGAATACTCGGGATTTTAAAAGCTGGAGGAGCATACCTTCCAATCGATCCGGATTATCCCAGAGAGAGAATAGATTTTATGTTAAATGACAGTTTAGCAGATATCATTCTTACGCAGGGTCATTACATCAGAAAAATGAATTTCCGACAAGAAGCAATAAATATTGAAGATTTAGATATATATCATGAAGACGGAACAAACCTTAATACCATTAGTTTATCATCTGATTTAGCATATGTAATTTATACATCTGGAACAAGTGGTACTCCTAAAGGAGTTATGGTAGAGCATCAAAACATAATAAATGCCCATTACGCTTGGAGATATCACTATGGTTTATCTAAATTTAAAGTAAGGCTCCTTCAATTGGCAAGTATGTCATTTGACGTATTTACTGGAGATTTATGCAGAAGCTTATTGAACGGAGGCACAATGTATATTGTGTCAAACCAAACTAAATTAGACATGGAATTATTACATGAAGTTATTATGAAGCATAAGATAAATATCTTTGAATCGACACCCGGCCTCATCATTCCTTTAATGAATTATATCCACGACAAAAAACTTGAAATCAGTAGTTTAAAATTATTGATTTTAGGCTCTGACATCTGTCCAGTGAATGAATATAAAAAATTAAATGAATTATTTGGGGAGAAAATGAGAATTGTCAATAGTTATGGAGTAACCGAGGCTGCTGTGGATTCCAGTTATTATGAAGAATCCTATGATAGACTTCCTCAAATTACGAACACACCAATAGGAAAGCCGCTCAATAATACAAGGTTTTATGTATTAAGTTCTTCATTAACTCCCCAGCCATTAGGAGTATATGGAGAGTTATATATAGGAGGAAAAGGTGTAGCAAGAGGTTATTTAAACAACCCTTCTCTGACAAGGGAAAGATTTTTAGATGATTGCTTTAATACAGGACAGAAAATGTATAAAACCGGGGATATGGCTAGATGGCTGCCAGATGGAAACATGGAGTTTCTTGGACGAGCAGACGATCAGGTGAAAATCAGAGGCTATAGAATTGAAACAGGTGAGATAGAATCTCATTTACTTCAATACTCGAATATAAAACAAGCATTGGTAATCGTACGCAATAATAAAAATAATATCCCCAATTTGTATGCGTATTTTACCGCTAAATCGAATATAACTGCAAGCCAATTAAGAAGTTTTTTGACTAAGTATTTACCAGATTACATGATTCCATCTTATTTTATTCAATTGGATGTTTTTCCACTAACTCCTAATGGAAAGATCGATAGAAAAGCACTACCTATAGTTGAATCTAATTCTTATATCGCTTCTGAAAGTTATGAACCGCCTAGGAACCATGTGGAGGAACAATTAGTTGCTGCATGGGAAGATGTCCTGGGTATAAGTGGTATTGGAATCAACAAGAGCTTTTTTGAAATCGGGGGCGACTCAATTAAAGCTTTGCAGATTGTCTCAAGGCTTTCAAAGAAAGGACTTAGACTTAAGATCAGAGATTTGTTTGCTAATCCTAAAATAAAGAATCTTAGCAAATATATTGTATCCGAAATAAAACCTAGTAATGAACACGAAATTATTGAGGGAAGGATTCCCTTAACTCCTATCCAGAAAAGGTATTTTGATATAAATAATACCGAATTCGATCATTATAATCAGTCATTAATCCTTTTTAGAAAAGATGGATTTAATGAAAATATTGTTGAAGCTGTGTTTACTAAAATTACTGAACAGCATGATGCACTTAGAATCGTATTTAAAGAAGAAAATGGAGAATTCATCCAATTTAACCGGGGATTAAATGAAAAAGTCTTTGATTTGATTGTCAGAGATATTTCGAATGAACAAGACACTGAAACACTTGTACAACAAACAGCTGCTGAGCTGCAGAAAGAGATTTCGATAACAGATGAGAAACTTGTGAAACTCTGTATTTTCAAAACACATCAAGGTGACCATCTTTTAATGGTTGTTCATCACCTAATTATTGATGGTGTTTCCTGGAGAATACTAATCGAAGATTTACAAACAGCATATAATCAAGTCCTAAACGGAGAAAAAATTGACCTGGGTTTTAAAACCAGCTCTTACATGGAGTTTTCAAGAAAATTAGCAGAATATGCTGACAGCAAGCAGCTTAATAAAGAATTGAAATACTGGGAAAAAATATCAAGTGAAAAAGCACCATTCTTACCCAAAATACAAGAAGAAATTTCTAATGATTATGAAAACAGTAAAACATTTAGAACTTCTTTAAATGAAGAATTTACGGCCAAATTATTGGCTGAAGCCAACCAAGCATACAATACACAGATAAATGACTTGCTTTTAACTGCTTTATTGGTAACAGTAAGGGACTTGACAAGTGAAAATAAAATGAAAGTTCTTATGGAGGGGCATGGAAGAGAAGAAGTCATTCAGAGAATAGATCTAAGCAGAACAATAGGCTGGTTTACTTCATTGTATCCTGTATATCTAAATTTAAATGATGAAAGGGATTTATCTAAGAGTATAAAGATAGTAAAGGAAACATTAAGGAAAGTCCCAAATAATGGAATAGGGTATGGAATCTTAAAATATCTGGCGAAATCAGACATTCTTTTTGAGGATGAGGCACCTATATTGTTTAACTACTTAGGTGAAATTGATAGCGATATTACAAATGATGAATTTTCTTCATCATGGCTACCAACCGGTGCCAATATTGGTGATAGCAGTGCCAGAGACGCTTCTATTGAAATAGATTCTATCGTGGCAGAAGGCAAATTATTCATTAGTACTACTTTTAACTATAAAGAATACTCAGAATCACTAATTGAGACCTTTAATAAAACTTACAAAAGTCATTTAGAACAGATTATCCATCACTGTGTCAATAAATCTGACAGTGAAAAAACATCATCTGATTATGGTTCTGATTTGTCATTAGATGATCTTGAAGAACTTTTGAATGAATACGAATTTGCAGACAGCTAA